A region of Oxyura jamaicensis isolate SHBP4307 breed ruddy duck chromosome 9, BPBGC_Ojam_1.0, whole genome shotgun sequence DNA encodes the following proteins:
- the NMUR1 gene encoding neuromedin-U receptor 1: MNPYINCSSPELPLPQRDFPAEPLSPGLCNRTHPDALFDPKDANLTEEQLRDKYLGPRRSSFFVPVCVVYLLIFAVGAVGNTLTCIVILRHRFMRTPTNYYLFSLAVSDLLVLLLGMPLELYDMWSNYPFLLGASGCYFKTLLFEAVCFASILNVTALSVERYIAVVHPLKAKYVVTRNHAKRVIVAIWLMAVVCSIPNTSLHGLRPLYVPGRGRVPDSEICTLVKPRLTYNLIIQITTIVFFFLPMGTISILYLLIGLQLKKEKMLEALGAKSSGDGDYRGVRGQKKVKRRQVTKMLFVLVVVFGICWAPFHTDRLVWSFVSTWTSRMLHMFQYVHIISGVFFYLSSAANPILYNLMSTRFREMFKEVMCHPGHRPPGSRKYSPSVTHATTRSTECEPVPGANGLPLSDVEEYEMEEVEGGQAATHTTSLC, from the exons ATGAATCCCTACATCAACTGCTCCAGCCCCgagctccccctgccccagcgaGACTTCCCCGCAGAGCCCCTCAGCCCGGGTCTCTGCAACAGGACTCACCCGGACGCCTTGTTCGACCCCAAGGACGCCAACCTGACGGAGGAGCAGCTGCGGGATAAGTACCTGGGGCCCCGGCGGTCCAGCTTCTTCGTCCCCGTCTGCGTCGTCTACCTGCTGATCTTCGCCGTGGGGGCGGTGGGCAACACGCTGACCTGCATCGTCATCCTCCGGCACCGCTTCATGAGGACGCCCACCAACTACTACCTGTTCAGCCTGGCCGTGTCCgacctgctggtgctgctgctggggatgccGCTGGAGCTGTACGACATGTGGAGCAACTACCCCTTCCTGCTGGGCGCCAGCGGCTGCTACTTCAAGACGCTGCTCTTCGAGGCCGTCTGCTTCGCCTCCATCCTCAACGTCACGGCCCTGAGCGTCGAGCGCTACATCGCCGTGGTGCACCCGCTCAAGGCCAAGTATGTGGTGACCAGGAACCACGCCAAGAGGGTGATCGTCGCCATCTGGCTCATGGCGGTGGTCTGCTCCATCCCCAACACCAGCCTCCACGGGCTGCGGCCCCTCTACGTGCCCGGCCGGGGCCGCGTGCCCGACTCGGAGATCTGCACCCTGGTGAAGCCGCGCTTGACCTACAACCTCATCATCCAGATCACCACCATCGTCTTCTTCTTCCTGCCCATGGGGACCATCAGCATCCTCTACCTGCTCATCGGCCTGCAGCTCAAGAAGGAGAAGATGCTGGAGGCCTTGGGGGCCAAGTCCAGCGGCGACGGCGACTACCGCGGCGTCCGGGGGCAGAAGAAGGTGAAGAGGAGGCAGGTCACAAAGATGCTGT TCgtgctggtggtggtgttcGGGATCTGCTGGGCCCCCTTCCACACCGACCGCCTCGTCTGGAGCTTCGTCTCCACCTGGACCAGCCGCATGCTCCACATGTTCCAGTACGTCCACATCATTTCGGGCGTCTTCTTCTACCTGAGCTCGGCCGCCAACCCCATCCTCTACAACCTGATGTCCACCCGCTTCCGCGAGATGTTCAAGGAGGTGATGTGCCACCCGGGCCACCGCCCGCCGGGCTCGCGCAAGTACTCGCCCAGCGTCACCCACGCCACCACCCGCAGCACCGAGTGCGAGCCCGTGCCCGGCGCCAACGGGCTGCCCCTGTCCGACGTCGAGGAGTACGAgatggaggaggtggaggggggGCAGGCAGCCACGCACACGACGTCCCtctgctga